In Nostoc sp. CENA543, a single genomic region encodes these proteins:
- a CDS encoding sigma-70 family RNA polymerase sigma factor: protein MQSKPIADTVTHFIIDAEYQDVISKIARKYTRGSSMSWEDAAQTAMVKVYEAVKAGKFHQGGMAEFQRWATVVARYEIINYVKKEQLRNYQSLDATIAGTDLFWVDTIADDSNLWDAVTRADLIIQAKQAIINLDSRYSDRGYLKLWQLMVAGKNQTQQASALGISQGEVSKRWKELVGRVAMELGLLQPEAIKHAQTQTKVTRRRSQATW from the coding sequence ATGCAGTCAAAACCAATCGCAGATACCGTTACACATTTCATCATCGATGCCGAGTATCAAGACGTAATCAGCAAGATTGCGCGCAAATATACTAGAGGCAGTTCTATGTCTTGGGAAGATGCGGCACAAACTGCAATGGTGAAAGTTTATGAAGCCGTGAAAGCTGGGAAGTTTCACCAAGGGGGAATGGCCGAATTTCAGCGTTGGGCTACAGTTGTGGCGCGATATGAGATTATTAACTATGTGAAAAAAGAACAGCTGCGTAACTACCAAAGTCTCGATGCTACTATCGCTGGTACAGATTTATTTTGGGTAGACACAATTGCTGATGATAGTAATTTATGGGATGCTGTTACCCGCGCCGATTTAATTATCCAAGCAAAACAAGCAATTATCAATCTAGATTCGCGGTATAGCGATCGCGGTTATCTCAAATTATGGCAGCTGATGGTTGCAGGGAAAAACCAAACCCAACAAGCGTCTGCACTAGGAATTAGTCAAGGGGAAGTTTCCAAGCGTTGGAAAGAATTAGTCGGACGTGTCGCAATGGAATTAGGATTATTACAACCGGAAGCTATTAAACACGCACAAACTCAAACCAAAGTTACTCGCAGGCGTTCACAAGCCACATGGTAG
- a CDS encoding DUF1822 family protein, with product MRRESETSQSANLRKPLAAPQPGEIWEISRHIQYYGEFCPTAENQFYSTAAQSFLRGETPPRYVMIITEPEAEIVSVMVLSTETNFTSDINLLIPAQISGSAQDLLAETWHVQPMLVSNLLQPVGQRLSRKIYDLLLTVGDYYHGLVELKLESHHIESLGLKLNTATSLDINKITLFHQQEQAWSDVLTIPVAAYYTYIKTVNFTDKILQEQLHIEQELAEFESHEHKFLSSLATALNKTHTILSRWTQNIFDPEWQNSSQLPKFAVATRSARELQHSPLNPNEITAIIQQLSSTNNEKQRQRAAKDLGEVAVGNSDAIQALVNLLRSTADDETLWIAVESLRKLDPVNPAAGIRRIKLIDLGVEIAGKDIALAVAFLQKIDGDVSVLLQVYPTGNHNYLPPDLKLILLDDSGNILREVTARRADIYIQLKFSCAVGEKFTVQIALDETNFGEDFMM from the coding sequence ATGCGTAGAGAATCTGAAACATCTCAATCTGCTAATCTGCGAAAACCTTTAGCAGCACCACAACCTGGAGAAATCTGGGAAATCAGTCGTCACATACAATATTATGGTGAGTTTTGCCCCACTGCCGAAAATCAATTCTACTCTACCGCAGCTCAAAGCTTTTTACGGGGAGAAACTCCACCCCGCTACGTCATGATTATTACAGAACCGGAAGCAGAGATTGTTTCTGTCATGGTGTTGTCTACCGAAACTAATTTTACTTCTGATATTAATTTATTAATTCCTGCTCAGATTTCTGGTTCAGCACAAGATTTATTAGCAGAAACTTGGCACGTACAACCGATGTTAGTTAGTAATTTATTACAGCCAGTTGGTCAAAGGTTATCAAGGAAGATTTACGATCTTTTACTAACAGTAGGAGACTATTATCATGGTTTAGTCGAGCTAAAATTAGAAAGTCATCATATTGAAAGCTTAGGTTTAAAATTAAACACTGCAACATCTTTAGACATCAATAAAATAACGCTCTTTCACCAACAAGAACAAGCATGGAGTGATGTTTTAACAATACCTGTAGCAGCTTATTATACCTATATTAAAACTGTAAACTTTACCGATAAAATTCTCCAAGAGCAATTACACATAGAGCAAGAATTAGCAGAATTTGAGTCCCATGAACATAAATTTCTCAGTTCACTAGCTACAGCCTTAAATAAAACCCATACTATTCTCAGTCGCTGGACACAAAATATTTTTGACCCCGAATGGCAAAATTCTTCTCAATTACCAAAATTTGCAGTTGCCACCCGCAGTGCTAGGGAATTACAACATTCTCCTCTAAACCCTAATGAAATTACGGCAATTATTCAGCAATTATCATCTACGAATAACGAAAAACAACGCCAGCGTGCAGCTAAAGATTTAGGAGAGGTTGCTGTTGGTAATAGTGATGCAATTCAAGCCTTGGTGAATTTGTTACGCAGCACGGCTGATGATGAAACATTATGGATAGCGGTAGAAAGTTTGCGAAAACTTGATCCAGTAAATCCTGCTGCTGGTATCAGAAGAATTAAACTGATTGATTTAGGAGTGGAGATTGCAGGCAAAGATATAGCTTTAGCCGTGGCATTTTTACAAAAGATTGATGGTGATGTTAGCGTACTTTTACAAGTTTATCCCACAGGTAATCATAATTATTTACCACCTGATTTAAAACTGATACTGCTGGATGATTCAGGTAATATATTGCGAGAAGTTACAGCTAGACGCGCTGACATTTATATCCAACTTAAGTTTAGCTGTGCAGTGGGAGAAAAATTTACTGTGCAAATAGCTTTAGATGAGACGAATTTTGGCGAAGATTTTATGATGTAA
- a CDS encoding pentapeptide repeat-containing protein yields MALVTFLNFAGQNLQGRDFSGQNLTNADFSNSDIRGANFTNAILKNANFQNAKAGIKNDWAFFLVLVAFLLSIISGTFSGFSGTYLITFILRTAPDINIYLFLASFTALALFFIVNIFRGIRAALVTVVIISAIAGACCGIFAGTFPQAVVIPFVTGSFMIAITVAFLTGVIACTIAGIIAISFIATIVILSLIGIIPGSLVVARMAVSMGLFTGDITSAFIESFLGAISVTILVMLLNSYVGWQALNLHEKYDVIMKIAVAVVSLRGTCLRNADISSANFAHATLRNIDIRNATLTHCNFYAAKQLDYALFGETILKNPKVRKLLISKIGAHQDFVGCNLKGANLTDAYMSYANFSEADISEANLAGATLEGANLTKTQAVKTNFQQVNLTAACLESWNIDNTTQLEEVICDYVYLLNNQQERRPSSGEFAPGEFTKLFQVVINTVDLIFRNGLDLQALSAALAKVKIENEDIPLTIKSIENKGDGVVVVRVDVPETTNKAKIHTEVMQNYQLALQQLEARYQAELKSKDEQITLYRQHQADLKEIMQMIAPRPQQLTPGKLVVLKLVQADLNTGFSVILEISLEGDRPYFQSHGQLPPASELSLAYHQWQTAYRRSLQGNARIKFPEMQVTNISQRELFKECDKLAYAVKKQLNLWLNSELFRPVKEQLLEKLNPSESIRIILQTEDNLLRRIPWQIWDFFDRYPQAEIALAATNYERKEKYQSAKSHIKILAILGDSTGINTQKDKIFLEKLPHAEVQFLIEPQRQLLNDQLWLQPWDIFFFAGHSFTQIDQKVGNFHINQNESLTIAELKNALTKAIDKGLSLAIFNSCDGLGLAANFADLHIPQMIVMREPVPDKVAQEFLKNFLTEFSSGKPLYQSVREARLKLQGLEDELPCASWLPVICQNPAEIPFTWY; encoded by the coding sequence ATGGCGTTAGTAACGTTTTTGAACTTTGCAGGTCAAAATCTTCAGGGTCGTGACTTCAGTGGTCAAAACCTGACAAATGCAGACTTTAGTAACTCTGATATTCGCGGGGCAAATTTTACCAACGCTATTCTAAAAAATGCTAACTTTCAAAATGCCAAAGCTGGTATTAAGAATGATTGGGCATTTTTCCTAGTCTTAGTGGCTTTTTTACTATCCATAATATCAGGAACTTTTTCAGGTTTCTCTGGCACTTATTTAATAACTTTTATATTGAGAACTGCTCCCGACATTAATATTTACCTATTTTTGGCATCATTCACCGCACTGGCACTTTTTTTTATTGTTAACATTTTTCGAGGGATCAGAGCAGCTTTAGTAACAGTTGTAATTATAAGTGCGATCGCAGGAGCTTGTTGTGGCATATTTGCTGGCACATTTCCTCAAGCAGTGGTGATTCCATTTGTCACTGGTTCTTTTATGATTGCGATTACGGTTGCTTTCCTCACGGGAGTTATAGCTTGTACTATTGCTGGCATAATTGCTATTTCCTTCATCGCAACAATAGTTATTCTCAGTTTAATTGGCATTATTCCCGGCTCGCTGGTAGTAGCAAGAATGGCTGTGAGTATGGGACTTTTTACAGGAGATATTACCAGTGCTTTTATTGAAAGTTTTCTTGGTGCTATTAGTGTCACGATTCTTGTGATGTTACTCAATAGTTATGTCGGTTGGCAAGCTCTAAATCTCCATGAAAAATACGACGTAATTATGAAGATTGCTGTTGCAGTAGTCAGCCTGCGCGGCACTTGTTTGAGAAATGCTGATATCAGTTCAGCTAATTTTGCTCACGCTACTCTCCGCAATATAGACATCAGAAATGCAACTCTGACTCACTGCAACTTCTATGCTGCTAAACAACTTGATTATGCTTTGTTTGGGGAAACAATTTTAAAAAACCCAAAAGTCCGCAAGTTACTAATATCTAAAATCGGCGCGCATCAAGATTTTGTCGGTTGTAACCTGAAGGGTGCAAACCTGACAGATGCATATATGAGTTATGCTAATTTTAGTGAAGCAGATATCAGCGAAGCTAATTTAGCAGGTGCAACTTTAGAGGGTGCAAATTTAACAAAAACTCAAGCCGTCAAAACGAATTTTCAGCAAGTAAATTTAACAGCAGCTTGTTTAGAGTCCTGGAATATAGACAACACAACTCAACTAGAAGAAGTGATTTGTGACTACGTTTATCTATTAAATAATCAACAAGAACGTCGTCCTAGTAGTGGGGAATTTGCACCAGGGGAATTTACTAAATTATTTCAAGTCGTCATCAATACTGTTGATTTAATTTTTCGTAACGGCTTAGATTTACAAGCTTTATCTGCGGCTTTAGCAAAAGTGAAGATAGAAAATGAAGATATCCCTTTAACAATTAAAAGTATTGAAAACAAGGGAGATGGTGTTGTAGTTGTGCGGGTGGATGTACCAGAAACAACGAATAAAGCAAAAATTCATACTGAAGTTATGCAAAATTATCAATTGGCTCTGCAACAGTTAGAAGCTAGATATCAGGCGGAATTAAAAAGTAAAGATGAACAGATTACCCTGTATCGCCAACATCAAGCAGATTTAAAAGAAATAATGCAAATGATCGCTCCCCGTCCGCAACAATTGACACCAGGGAAGCTAGTAGTTTTAAAATTAGTGCAAGCTGATTTAAATACAGGATTTTCAGTTATCCTAGAGATTAGTTTAGAAGGCGATCGCCCATATTTTCAATCTCATGGACAATTACCTCCAGCCTCAGAATTATCCTTAGCTTACCATCAATGGCAAACTGCATATCGTCGCAGTTTACAGGGAAATGCACGCATCAAGTTTCCTGAAATGCAAGTTACTAATATTAGCCAACGAGAGTTATTTAAAGAATGCGATAAATTAGCCTATGCCGTCAAAAAACAGTTAAATTTATGGTTAAATTCAGAATTATTTCGTCCTGTTAAAGAGCAACTACTCGAAAAACTCAATCCCTCCGAATCAATTCGGATCATCTTGCAAACGGAAGATAACCTATTACGCCGCATACCCTGGCAAATTTGGGATTTTTTTGACCGATATCCTCAAGCAGAAATTGCTCTTGCTGCAACTAATTATGAAAGAAAAGAAAAATACCAATCTGCAAAATCTCACATCAAAATATTAGCGATATTAGGAGACAGCACTGGTATTAATACGCAAAAAGATAAAATATTCCTCGAAAAATTACCTCATGCCGAAGTTCAGTTTTTGATAGAACCACAACGCCAATTACTCAATGATCAACTTTGGCTACAACCTTGGGATATTTTCTTTTTTGCTGGACACAGTTTTACTCAAATTGACCAAAAAGTTGGAAATTTTCACATTAATCAAAATGAGAGTTTAACTATTGCTGAGTTAAAAAATGCCCTCACTAAAGCTATAGATAAAGGTCTCAGCCTAGCAATTTTTAATTCCTGCGATGGGTTAGGATTAGCAGCTAATTTTGCTGATTTGCATATCCCTCAAATGATTGTGATGCGCGAACCAGTACCCGATAAAGTAGCACAAGAATTTTTAAAGAATTTTCTTACAGAATTTTCTAGTGGTAAACCTTTGTATCAATCAGTAAGGGAAGCACGCTTAAAATTACAAGGTTTAGAAGATGAGTTGCCTTGTGCAAGTTGGCTACCAGTAATTTGTCAAAATCCAGCAGAAATTCCTTTTACATGGTATTAG